A single region of the Candidatus Binatia bacterium genome encodes:
- a CDS encoding acylphosphatase, translated as MKGGQLLRLRLVISGRVQGVWFREATRQQAERLGVRGWVRNCADGSVEAVLEGESAAVRELEKWCHEGPSAARVLEVQSNAEPVASEKSFRVLH; from the coding sequence GTGAAGGGCGGCCAGCTTCTGCGGCTGCGCCTCGTCATCAGCGGCCGCGTCCAGGGGGTATGGTTCCGCGAGGCGACGCGGCAGCAGGCCGAGCGCCTCGGCGTGCGCGGCTGGGTCCGCAACTGCGCCGATGGTAGCGTCGAGGCCGTTCTGGAAGGCGAATCGGCGGCCGTTCGCGAGCTGGAGAAGTGGTGCCACGAGGGCCCTTCGGCGGCGCGGGTGCTCGAAGTGCAATCGAACGCGGAGCCGGTCGCGTCCGAGAAGAGTTTCCGCGTGCTGCACTGA
- a CDS encoding phosphotriesterase-related protein has product MPTQTTVQTVTGPVAVSDLGPTLMHEHMIIGYPGWESDTVRPGPRRDNMIAMCKDRIDEMRGHGVTTMLDPCPNDLGRDVEFAAEMAARTGFQVICATGLYKEDEGGAPYWKFRGNFGSGADAMAEVFIRELTVGIGDTGIKAGIIKVATGQPAISDYERNILVAAAKASVETGAPITTHTDHGVLGNEQQKILTENGVPAHRIIIGHSCGTDDHDYHMNIVRGGSYLGFDRFGLEVLQPDAKRVASLLALLKKGAASRVVVSHDSVWCWRGEPIPNTEMFAEMLAVWTPSHFFTGIVPKLIEGGATREQIETMLVANPRRFFAGDPLPALA; this is encoded by the coding sequence ATGCCCACGCAGACCACCGTCCAGACCGTCACCGGCCCCGTCGCCGTCTCCGATCTCGGCCCTACCCTGATGCACGAGCACATGATCATCGGCTATCCGGGCTGGGAGTCCGACACCGTGCGTCCCGGCCCGCGCCGCGACAACATGATCGCGATGTGCAAGGACCGCATCGACGAGATGCGCGGCCACGGCGTCACGACGATGCTCGATCCCTGCCCCAACGACCTCGGGCGCGACGTCGAGTTTGCCGCGGAGATGGCAGCGCGAACCGGATTCCAGGTCATCTGCGCGACCGGGCTGTACAAGGAAGACGAAGGCGGCGCACCGTACTGGAAATTCCGCGGAAACTTCGGCTCCGGGGCCGATGCGATGGCCGAAGTCTTCATCCGCGAGCTGACCGTCGGCATCGGCGACACCGGCATCAAGGCCGGCATCATCAAGGTCGCCACCGGCCAGCCGGCCATCAGCGATTACGAGCGCAACATCCTCGTCGCCGCAGCGAAGGCGTCGGTGGAAACAGGCGCGCCGATCACCACGCACACCGACCACGGCGTGCTCGGCAACGAGCAGCAGAAAATCCTGACCGAAAACGGCGTGCCGGCCCACCGCATCATCATCGGCCATTCCTGCGGCACCGACGACCACGACTACCACATGAACATCGTCCGCGGCGGCTCCTACCTCGGGTTCGACCGTTTCGGCCTCGAGGTCCTGCAGCCGGACGCCAAACGCGTCGCTTCGCTGCTGGCGCTGTTGAAAAAGGGCGCCGCTTCGCGCGTCGTCGTCTCGCACGATTCGGTGTGGTGCTGGCGCGGCGAGCCGATCCCGAACACCGAAATGTTCGCCGAGATGCTCGCCGTGTGGACGCCGTCGCACTTCTTCACCGGCATCGTACCGAAGCTGATCGAAGGCGGTGCGACCAGGGAGCAGATCGAGACGATGCTCGTGGCCAATCCGCGGCGCTTTTTCGCCGGCGATCCGCTGCCGGCGCTGGCCTGA
- a CDS encoding 2'-5' RNA ligase family protein, whose amino-acid sequence MSRSNWFVALPVEAGGWWSRVPPAPPSVRLFDPSDLHVTVAFLGPVSEDAAHAAFEVAAQWPAAALDVVLGPLRAMGNPRRASAFSSIVADPQRVLAGAITAVRGRMCELAGARSDDRPPLPHVTIARPGRRADRAARDEARQWLAGVDLGAPCVRLERIALYTWSEDRSVRQFRTVGSIELGDSPG is encoded by the coding sequence TTGAGCAGGTCGAACTGGTTCGTCGCCCTTCCGGTCGAGGCCGGCGGGTGGTGGTCCCGGGTGCCGCCTGCGCCGCCGTCCGTTCGCCTGTTCGATCCATCCGACCTTCACGTGACGGTCGCCTTTCTCGGCCCGGTCTCCGAGGACGCCGCGCACGCGGCATTCGAGGTGGCAGCGCAGTGGCCGGCGGCGGCGCTCGACGTCGTGCTCGGCCCGCTGCGCGCGATGGGCAATCCCCGCCGCGCGAGCGCGTTCAGCAGCATCGTCGCGGATCCGCAGCGGGTGCTCGCCGGAGCCATCACCGCGGTGCGCGGTCGCATGTGCGAGCTTGCCGGCGCGCGCAGCGACGACAGGCCGCCGCTGCCGCACGTGACGATCGCCAGACCGGGACGCCGCGCCGATCGCGCCGCGAGGGACGAGGCGCGGCAATGGCTGGCCGGCGTCGACCTCGGTGCCCCGTGCGTGCGCCTGGAAAGAATTGCGCTCTACACGTGGAGCGAGGACCGCAGCGTGCGGCAGTTCCGTACGGTCGGCAGCATCGAGCTCGGCGATTCGCCGGGTTGA
- the rsmI gene encoding 16S rRNA (cytidine(1402)-2'-O)-methyltransferase, whose protein sequence is MAGRLYVVATPIGNMGDLSPRAADVLAKVDVVAAEDTRVTGRLLARVDAKNRMVSYREQTEQRLSRDLVERMLEGQSVALVSDAGTPTISDPGYRLVHAAAEAGIEIVSVPGPSAVVALLSISGLPTDRFRFEGFPPPRAAARRRLLESLRAEATTVVFYESPHRIVEFLGEVAEALGDPPVAAGRELTKMHEEVVRGSASQVAAHFAAKEPRGEFVVAVHLEGEAESLTGQALEREVAALSARGVPAREIAAELKPRGAHRREVYEALRKLASAT, encoded by the coding sequence GTGGCAGGGCGGCTTTACGTCGTCGCGACGCCGATCGGCAACATGGGCGATCTTTCGCCGCGTGCGGCCGACGTGCTCGCGAAGGTCGACGTGGTCGCTGCCGAAGACACGCGGGTAACGGGCCGCCTGCTCGCGCGCGTCGACGCGAAAAACCGCATGGTCAGCTACCGCGAGCAGACCGAGCAGCGCCTGTCGCGCGACCTGGTCGAACGGATGCTCGAAGGCCAGAGCGTCGCGCTGGTGTCGGATGCGGGCACGCCGACGATCTCGGATCCGGGTTATCGCCTGGTGCACGCTGCTGCCGAAGCGGGAATCGAGATCGTCTCCGTGCCGGGGCCGTCGGCCGTCGTCGCGCTGTTGTCGATCAGCGGGCTTCCCACCGACCGATTCCGCTTCGAGGGATTTCCCCCGCCGCGCGCTGCCGCGCGACGTCGTCTGCTCGAAAGCCTGCGCGCCGAGGCGACGACAGTCGTGTTCTACGAGTCTCCGCACCGCATCGTCGAATTCCTGGGGGAGGTTGCCGAGGCGCTCGGCGATCCGCCGGTTGCAGCGGGGCGCGAGCTGACGAAGATGCACGAGGAAGTGGTGCGAGGCAGCGCGTCGCAGGTTGCCGCGCACTTTGCCGCCAAGGAGCCGCGCGGCGAATTCGTCGTCGCGGTGCACCTCGAAGGCGAAGCCGAATCGCTGACGGGGCAGGCGCTCGAGCGCGAAGTCGCTGCGCTTTCGGCGCGCGGGGTTCCCGCGCGCGAGATCGCCGCCGAGCTCAAGCCGCGCGGCGCGCACCGGCGCGAAGTCTACGAAGCGCTTCGCAAGCTGGCGTCGGCCACCTGA
- a CDS encoding NAD+ synthase has product MQLVGPAFPDTAFAVVEKLLTGFLAHEVRKVGVGRAVLGLSGGVDSAVSAAVAVRALGPDNVLGVMMPYQSSSPESLADAREVAASLGIETIVVDITSQIDAYFAASPDASRLRRGNKMARERMTVLYDQSAARQALVIGTTNKTELLLGYGTLYGDMASALNPIGDLYKTQVWGLARHLGLPAAVIEKAPTADLWSGQTDETELGFSYHEVDRLLYRLVDERCSVGELQDMGFDAAFVERISRMVRSSQFKRRLPIIAKISSRSVDTDFRYSRDWGL; this is encoded by the coding sequence TTGCAGCTCGTCGGCCCTGCGTTTCCCGACACTGCATTTGCCGTGGTCGAGAAGCTTCTCACCGGCTTCCTTGCTCACGAGGTGCGCAAAGTCGGCGTTGGCCGCGCCGTGCTCGGCCTTTCCGGCGGCGTCGACTCCGCGGTGTCGGCGGCCGTTGCCGTGCGCGCGCTCGGGCCTGACAACGTGCTCGGCGTGATGATGCCGTACCAGTCGTCGAGCCCCGAAAGCCTTGCCGATGCGCGCGAAGTCGCCGCCAGTCTCGGCATCGAGACGATCGTCGTCGACATCACCTCGCAGATCGATGCGTACTTCGCCGCTTCTCCCGACGCTTCGCGCCTTCGGCGCGGAAACAAGATGGCGCGCGAGCGCATGACGGTCCTCTACGACCAGTCGGCTGCGCGCCAGGCCCTCGTCATCGGCACGACGAACAAGACCGAGCTGCTGCTCGGCTACGGCACGTTGTACGGCGACATGGCGTCGGCCCTCAACCCGATCGGCGACCTGTACAAGACCCAGGTCTGGGGTCTGGCGCGGCATCTCGGCCTTCCGGCAGCGGTGATCGAAAAAGCGCCGACTGCCGACCTGTGGAGCGGCCAGACCGACGAGACCGAGCTCGGATTTTCGTACCACGAGGTCGACCGCCTGCTGTACCGCCTCGTCGACGAGCGCTGCAGCGTCGGCGAGCTGCAGGACATGGGTTTCGACGCCGCTTTCGTCGAGCGGATCTCGCGCATGGTGCGCTCGTCGCAGTTCAAGCGCCGCCTTCCGATCATCGCGAAGATCTCCTCGCGCAGCGTCGACACCGACTTCCGTTATTCGCGAGACTGGGGTCTCTAA
- a CDS encoding nitrilase-related carbon-nitrogen hydrolase — protein MSNADDSLRRPAKGPRIGLAQVSPALGDGAANLERHRAAVAKAVADGCDLLVFPELALAGYRLKDSVPDVAILRGSDTWKELELLSSDIAIVAGFVEESPDHLFYNSAAYFEGGSCKAVHRKCYLPTYGMFDEQRYFARGRSIAAFDTRAGRVAMLICEDMLHPSAVTIAACDGATLLVVPSASPARGVTSPGEADANARTWESYIQVMARSFGVWVAYCNRVGVEDGVTFWGGSQIVSPAGEVVVRCAYYDEDQQSAVLSDDAVRRRRIANPLVRDEDLDLTINELARIRGRVVESEKAPAPPLRERRGDADSPPRRGDGESPPKRFDRKPRPFGAPQAFDDSRQEGDFGSKPFRPRGSFEQRGARMPREDRFSKGGDDRPPRRNFGRDRAEGEGAERPRFDGPPRGRFGAPPRGGFGAPPRERSDGPPRGGFGAPPRDRSDGPPRDRFAPRFGGAKEGRDDAPRGRTGVGGPGRFSPPRGRFTARDRDEGGFKPKPRFGEGGGPRERQRPDPARKPFPRGVKPGGRGRKDR, from the coding sequence ATGTCGAATGCAGATGACTCCCTTCGGAGGCCCGCCAAAGGCCCCCGGATCGGCCTTGCACAGGTTTCGCCTGCGCTCGGGGACGGTGCCGCCAATCTCGAGCGGCACCGCGCCGCGGTGGCCAAGGCCGTTGCCGACGGTTGCGACCTGCTGGTTTTTCCGGAGCTCGCCCTTGCCGGTTATCGCCTGAAGGATTCGGTGCCCGACGTTGCCATCCTGCGCGGCAGCGACACGTGGAAGGAGCTCGAGCTGCTGTCGAGCGACATCGCGATCGTCGCAGGCTTCGTCGAAGAGTCCCCCGATCATCTCTTTTACAACTCGGCTGCGTACTTCGAAGGCGGAAGCTGCAAGGCGGTGCACCGCAAGTGCTACCTGCCGACGTACGGCATGTTCGACGAGCAGCGCTACTTCGCGCGCGGCCGCTCGATTGCAGCCTTCGACACGCGCGCCGGCCGCGTCGCGATGCTGATCTGCGAGGACATGCTGCACCCGAGCGCCGTGACGATCGCTGCGTGCGACGGTGCGACGCTGCTGGTGGTTCCGTCGGCGAGCCCGGCCCGCGGCGTGACGTCGCCGGGAGAGGCCGATGCGAACGCGCGCACGTGGGAGAGCTACATCCAGGTGATGGCGCGCTCGTTCGGCGTGTGGGTCGCTTACTGCAATCGCGTCGGAGTCGAAGATGGCGTGACGTTCTGGGGAGGAAGCCAGATCGTCTCTCCGGCAGGCGAAGTCGTCGTGCGCTGCGCCTACTATGACGAAGACCAGCAGAGTGCGGTGCTTTCGGACGATGCCGTTCGCCGCCGCCGCATCGCCAATCCGCTCGTGCGCGACGAGGACCTCGATCTCACGATCAACGAGCTGGCGCGCATTCGCGGCCGTGTCGTCGAGTCGGAGAAGGCGCCGGCGCCGCCGTTGCGTGAGCGGCGCGGCGACGCAGACAGCCCGCCCCGCCGCGGCGACGGAGAAAGCCCGCCGAAGCGTTTCGATCGAAAGCCGCGTCCCTTCGGCGCCCCGCAGGCGTTCGACGACTCGCGGCAGGAAGGGGACTTCGGCAGCAAGCCGTTTCGCCCGCGCGGGAGCTTTGAGCAACGAGGGGCCCGCATGCCTCGCGAAGACCGCTTCTCCAAGGGCGGCGACGACCGGCCGCCGCGCAGGAATTTCGGCCGTGATCGGGCAGAAGGCGAGGGCGCAGAGCGTCCGCGCTTCGACGGGCCGCCGCGGGGCCGCTTCGGTGCACCGCCGCGGGGCGGTTTCGGCGCACCGCCGAGAGAACGCTCCGACGGACCGCCGCGGGGTGGCTTCGGTGCACCGCCGCGAGATCGTTCCGACGGGCCGCCGCGCGATCGTTTCGCGCCGCGCTTCGGCGGCGCCAAAGAAGGCCGGGACGATGCTCCGCGCGGACGTACAGGAGTCGGCGGCCCCGGCCGCTTCAGTCCCCCGCGTGGCCGCTTCACGGCTCGCGACCGCGACGAAGGCGGGTTCAAGCCGAAGCCGCGTTTCGGTGAGGGGGGCGGGCCGCGGGAACGCCAGAGGCCCGACCCCGCGCGCAAGCCGTTTCCGCGAGGCGTCAAGCCTGGCGGCCGCGGGCGCAAGGATCGCTGA
- a CDS encoding zinc-binding dehydrogenase: MPNVHACIKEGPGQVAWREFPVADPGPGQVLVRTTLTTICGSDIHIVDEFDMVPPGIPMGHESVGIVEAVGEGVQTLAVGDRILAACLTGCGSCERCIDDEPQVCITHGAPMNLLFGGQSEAFLLSGADFSSARIPDSIDDRQALFASDIMSTGFAAIERAGFREGQTVAVFAQGPVGLCVTAAAKMYGAGTIIAVESVPERVAMAKRLGADVVVAPQTAVDEIMRLTGGRGVDVAVEAVGRQDALDNCFAVTRFGGTVSSVGVYGATGRISIPLDGTFLHRRFVTTLCPTGRKRLDYLLRLVGDGRVDLTPLLTHAMPISEVAAAYDLFRSRTGGVMKIALS, translated from the coding sequence ATGCCGAACGTTCACGCCTGCATCAAGGAAGGGCCGGGCCAGGTGGCCTGGCGCGAGTTTCCCGTCGCCGATCCCGGTCCCGGCCAGGTGCTCGTGCGCACGACGCTGACGACGATCTGCGGATCCGACATCCACATCGTCGACGAGTTCGACATGGTTCCTCCCGGCATCCCGATGGGCCACGAATCCGTCGGCATCGTCGAAGCCGTTGGAGAAGGAGTCCAGACGCTTGCCGTCGGCGACCGCATTCTCGCTGCGTGCCTTACCGGATGCGGAAGCTGCGAGCGCTGCATCGACGACGAGCCCCAGGTCTGCATCACGCACGGCGCGCCGATGAACCTGCTGTTCGGAGGCCAGTCGGAGGCGTTCCTGCTCAGTGGCGCGGACTTTTCTTCCGCGCGCATCCCCGACTCCATCGACGACCGCCAGGCGCTGTTCGCGAGCGACATCATGTCGACGGGATTCGCGGCGATCGAAAGAGCCGGTTTTCGCGAAGGGCAGACGGTCGCGGTGTTCGCGCAGGGACCGGTCGGGCTTTGCGTAACGGCTGCCGCGAAGATGTACGGTGCCGGTACCATCATCGCGGTCGAAAGCGTGCCCGAGCGCGTCGCGATGGCAAAAAGGCTGGGCGCCGACGTCGTCGTCGCGCCGCAGACAGCGGTGGACGAGATCATGCGCCTGACGGGCGGCCGCGGCGTCGACGTCGCGGTCGAAGCCGTCGGTCGCCAGGACGCCCTCGACAACTGCTTTGCCGTTACCCGCTTCGGCGGCACCGTCTCGTCGGTCGGCGTCTACGGAGCCACCGGCCGAATCTCGATCCCGCTCGACGGCACCTTTCTTCACCGCCGTTTCGTGACGACGCTGTGCCCGACCGGCAGGAAGCGCCTCGATTACCTGCTGCGCCTGGTCGGCGACGGCAGAGTCGACCTGACCCCGCTTCTGACGCACGCGATGCCGATCTCCGAGGTCGCGGCGGCGTATGACCTTTTCCGCAGCCGCACCGGGGGCGTCATGAAGATCGCGCTTAGCTGA
- a CDS encoding NUDIX hydrolase: MRRNALLELLGSYRPFSANDAAACERIAAFVRATPDCFERSHIEGHVTGSAWILDAERDRCLLTHHRKLGRWLQLGGHADGDPDIVAVALREAREESGLTSIRVVDSSIFDCDVHAIPERKGEPAHLHYDVRFLLEADPAEALTVSEESRALAWVPLVDVAALCDEESMMRMVARTPGAAATSRQRIS, translated from the coding sequence ATGCGTCGCAATGCGCTGCTCGAGCTGCTCGGCTCGTACCGTCCGTTTTCTGCGAACGATGCTGCGGCGTGCGAGCGCATCGCAGCGTTCGTGCGAGCGACGCCCGACTGTTTCGAGCGCTCCCATATCGAAGGTCACGTGACCGGATCGGCGTGGATCCTCGACGCTGAACGAGACCGCTGCCTCTTGACCCATCACCGCAAGCTCGGGCGCTGGCTGCAGCTCGGAGGGCACGCGGACGGGGACCCCGACATCGTCGCGGTCGCGCTGCGCGAGGCACGCGAAGAATCGGGGCTCACGAGCATTCGCGTCGTCGACTCGTCGATCTTCGATTGCGACGTGCACGCGATTCCGGAGCGCAAGGGCGAGCCGGCGCACCTGCACTACGACGTGCGCTTCCTGCTCGAAGCCGATCCGGCCGAAGCGCTCACCGTCAGCGAAGAATCCAGGGCACTGGCGTGGGTGCCGCTCGTCGACGTCGCTGCGCTCTGCGACGAGGAGTCGATGATGCGCATGGTCGCGCGCACGCCTGGTGCGGCTGCGACGAGCCGGCAGCGGATCAGCTAA
- a CDS encoding CoA pyrophosphatase — translation MAAFGLLFDCDLRRRITANLETFERRAYPRSCLKAAAVAVTLLADEEQRPCFVLTRRAAKMRSHSRQWALPGGRLDHGETATVAALRELAEEVGLEVGADRVLGLLDDYPTRSGYVITPVVVWARRDSMLTPNPSEVSEVYRVPIAELEHPEVPQLRRIPESQRPVISIPLMGTNIHAPTAAVLYQLREVAIWGRSTRVAHFEQPVFAWS, via the coding sequence ATGGCCGCGTTCGGGCTACTGTTCGACTGTGATCTGCGACGTCGCATCACTGCGAACCTCGAAACGTTCGAACGTCGCGCCTATCCCCGTTCCTGCCTGAAAGCCGCTGCGGTCGCGGTCACGCTGCTCGCCGACGAGGAGCAGCGTCCGTGCTTCGTGCTCACGCGCCGGGCAGCAAAGATGCGCTCGCACAGCCGCCAGTGGGCTCTTCCCGGCGGCAGGCTCGACCACGGCGAGACGGCCACCGTGGCGGCCCTGCGCGAGCTGGCCGAAGAAGTCGGCCTCGAAGTCGGTGCCGACCGCGTGCTCGGTCTTCTCGACGACTATCCGACGCGCTCCGGTTACGTGATCACCCCGGTCGTCGTCTGGGCGCGCCGCGACAGCATGCTGACGCCCAATCCTTCGGAGGTCTCCGAGGTCTACCGCGTCCCGATCGCCGAGCTCGAGCATCCCGAAGTGCCGCAGCTGCGGCGGATCCCCGAAAGCCAGCGCCCCGTGATTTCCATTCCGCTGATGGGCACCAACATCCACGCGCCGACAGCTGCCGTGCTCTACCAGCTGCGCGAGGTCGCGATCTGGGGCCGCAGCACCCGCGTCGCGCACTTCGAGCAGCCGGTATTCGCCTGGAGCTGA
- a CDS encoding alpha/beta fold hydrolase has translation MAAVAAAAAFGVMLVVASGSIARADDLLDDKASGLSYLQIVTGGAAATDPLPLVVAIHGLGDNPQSFRLLLDELPSKARLIFPRGPMPHGEDGFSWFDFHPDDEDDGGAELGKGIQASAERIAQLIVALTERYHGPSRAIVCGFSQGGMLSFALAAEHPELVAVAIPVSGELPQSLWPAERSKVRPLPKIIALHGENDKLVPVIRANWSVEALKSNGYDAKLKTWPGVSHALSHEMRIELISQVVSALSAFEPPPAAAGGELPAAPPRQDSESKAGMMPPPAAPQAPAQQPATGAAATPSSSPDVATTPSAP, from the coding sequence ATGGCGGCGGTCGCCGCCGCTGCCGCATTTGGCGTCATGCTCGTTGTCGCTTCAGGCAGCATCGCGCGCGCCGACGATCTCCTCGACGACAAGGCCAGCGGCCTTTCGTACCTGCAGATCGTCACCGGCGGTGCTGCGGCGACCGATCCGCTGCCGCTCGTCGTCGCGATCCACGGTCTCGGCGACAACCCCCAGTCGTTCCGGCTCCTGCTCGACGAGCTTCCGTCCAAGGCCCGGCTGATCTTTCCGCGCGGGCCGATGCCGCACGGCGAAGACGGCTTTTCGTGGTTCGACTTCCACCCGGACGACGAGGATGACGGCGGCGCGGAGCTGGGCAAGGGCATCCAGGCCTCGGCCGAGCGCATCGCGCAGCTCATCGTCGCGCTGACGGAAAGGTACCACGGTCCGTCACGCGCGATCGTGTGCGGATTCTCGCAGGGTGGAATGCTCTCGTTCGCGCTTGCGGCCGAGCACCCGGAGCTGGTCGCGGTGGCCATCCCCGTCAGCGGCGAGCTTCCGCAATCGCTGTGGCCGGCCGAGAGATCCAAGGTGCGCCCGCTGCCGAAAATCATCGCGCTGCACGGCGAAAACGACAAGCTCGTGCCGGTGATCCGCGCGAACTGGTCGGTCGAAGCGTTAAAGAGCAACGGTTACGATGCGAAGCTCAAGACCTGGCCCGGAGTATCGCACGCGCTGTCGCACGAGATGCGGATCGAGCTGATCTCGCAGGTCGTCAGCGCCCTGTCGGCATTCGAACCGCCACCGGCCGCGGCCGGTGGCGAGTTGCCGGCGGCGCCACCGCGACAGGACAGCGAGTCGAAAGCAGGAATGATGCCACCGCCGGCGGCGCCGCAAGCTCCGGCTCAGCAGCCGGCCACCGGCGCTGCTGCGACGCCGTCTTCTTCGCCCGACGTCGCAACGACGCCTTCCGCGCCATAG
- a CDS encoding CaiB/BaiF CoA-transferase family protein: MSGLRVLEIAAIGPVPFAGMLLSDLGADVIRVDRTRPDPGSTWNDPHLDVLGRGRRSIAVDLKTERGVEVVLRLAESADVLLEGFRPGVAERLGIGPQACMIRNSRLVYGRMTGWGQQGPLASAAGHDINYVALTGALHAVGGEDSPVPPLNLVGDFGGGALYLVTGVLAALLERVRSGKGDVVDAAMVDGAASLMSIFYVMQQIGFWQDRRGANFLDGGAPFYGTYRTADDKFVSVGAIEPQFWAELLARLGIDAAEMGFQHDRDAWPAMRERLEAVFRTRTRDQWCEVLEGSDACFAPVLTIAEAADHPHMAARGTFVRADGITRPGPAPRFERSRVDPLAAAPCLGAHTRQVLEEAGYSPGQIESLLESGTIAAERVS; encoded by the coding sequence TTGTCCGGCCTTCGTGTCCTCGAGATTGCGGCCATCGGTCCGGTTCCATTCGCCGGCATGCTGCTTTCCGACCTCGGTGCCGACGTCATCCGCGTCGACCGCACCCGCCCCGATCCCGGCAGCACGTGGAACGATCCTCACCTGGACGTGCTCGGTCGCGGGCGCCGCTCGATCGCCGTCGACCTGAAGACCGAGCGCGGCGTCGAAGTCGTGCTCCGTCTTGCCGAGAGCGCCGACGTCCTGCTCGAAGGATTCCGTCCCGGCGTTGCCGAACGCCTCGGCATCGGTCCCCAGGCGTGCATGATCCGCAATTCGCGCCTCGTTTACGGGCGCATGACGGGATGGGGCCAGCAGGGGCCGCTGGCATCGGCCGCCGGCCACGACATCAATTACGTCGCGCTGACCGGCGCCCTTCACGCGGTCGGCGGTGAAGACTCGCCGGTGCCTCCGCTCAATCTCGTCGGCGATTTCGGGGGCGGCGCGCTCTACCTCGTGACCGGAGTGCTGGCGGCGCTTCTGGAGAGAGTACGATCGGGCAAGGGCGACGTCGTCGATGCGGCAATGGTCGACGGCGCTGCCTCGCTGATGTCGATCTTCTACGTCATGCAGCAGATCGGGTTCTGGCAGGACCGTCGCGGCGCGAATTTCCTCGACGGCGGCGCGCCGTTCTACGGCACCTATCGCACGGCCGACGACAAGTTCGTCAGCGTCGGCGCCATCGAGCCGCAGTTCTGGGCCGAGCTCCTCGCGCGCCTCGGCATCGACGCCGCGGAAATGGGCTTCCAGCACGATCGCGACGCCTGGCCGGCAATGCGCGAGCGGCTCGAAGCGGTATTCCGCACGCGCACCCGCGACCAGTGGTGCGAAGTTCTCGAGGGCAGCGATGCCTGTTTCGCTCCGGTGCTGACGATCGCCGAAGCGGCCGATCATCCTCACATGGCGGCGCGCGGCACCTTCGTGCGCGCCGACGGGATCACCAGGCCGGGACCGGCGCCGCGCTTCGAGCGCTCCCGCGTCGATCCGCTGGCCGCGGCTCCTTGCCTCGGCGCCCACACGCGCCAGGTTCTCGAAGAAGCCGGCTACTCCCCGGGGCAGATCGAATCCCTTCTCGAATCGGGAACGATCGCCGCCGAACGTGTCTCGTGA
- a CDS encoding 16S rRNA (uracil(1498)-N(3))-methyltransferase, which translates to MNLVLVDACEIDGNVAVLRDRRARHILEVHRAEAGRTLKVGVLGGRIGTGLVRRADDEAVELEIALDTDPPAPLACTLVLALPRPRVMHRVLAGATSFGVKRIVLIGSQRVEKSYWKSPVLADEAIHRELVAGLEQGCDTMLPVVSKHVRFRPFVEDELAPLCEGTLALVAHPRTGQPCPRADGAPVTLVVGPEGGFNEFELGMLESAGLRSVTLGPRPLRVENAIAALLGRLF; encoded by the coding sequence ATGAACCTGGTCCTCGTCGACGCCTGCGAAATCGACGGCAACGTCGCAGTGCTCCGCGACCGCCGCGCCCGGCACATCCTCGAGGTGCACCGCGCCGAGGCGGGGCGAACGCTGAAAGTCGGCGTGCTCGGCGGCAGGATCGGAACGGGCCTCGTGCGCCGCGCCGACGACGAAGCGGTGGAGCTCGAGATCGCACTGGATACGGATCCGCCGGCGCCGCTCGCCTGCACGCTCGTGCTGGCGCTGCCGAGGCCGCGCGTGATGCACCGAGTGCTCGCCGGCGCGACGTCGTTCGGCGTCAAGAGAATCGTCCTTATCGGCTCGCAGCGGGTGGAAAAATCGTACTGGAAGAGCCCGGTGCTCGCCGACGAAGCGATCCACCGCGAGCTCGTCGCCGGCCTGGAGCAGGGCTGCGACACGATGCTGCCCGTCGTCAGCAAGCACGTGCGATTTCGCCCGTTCGTCGAGGACGAGCTTGCGCCTCTGTGCGAAGGAACCCTCGCGCTGGTCGCGCACCCGCGCACCGGGCAGCCCTGCCCGCGCGCCGACGGCGCGCCGGTAACGCTCGTCGTCGGCCCCGAGGGCGGCTTCAACGAGTTCGAGCTCGGAATGCTCGAATCCGCGGGCCTTCGAAGCGTGACGCTCGGCCCGCGCCCGCTTCGCGTCGAGAACGCGATCGCCGCGCTGCTCGGCCGCCTGTTCTGA